The following nucleotide sequence is from Plectropomus leopardus isolate mb unplaced genomic scaffold, YSFRI_Pleo_2.0 unplaced_scaffold23337, whole genome shotgun sequence.
atatttttttttgtatttaacacAGAGtgaactgtttttaatttttttaataaaaagtggtgtttttttaaaatgtattgagCAGACACGATGTGGAGCTGTTTACTGATGGTGGTGCTGAATCGTGTATCGCAAAGCTGCAGTTTACCATCTGTGCCACACCGGGGCAGTAAATGTTCACTCCCTGGATGAAAGCGTGACCAGTCTTTGACAGGACAATAAAACTTGATCGGATTCCCTAAGTTATTTGTCTAACAAACAGAGATAAAATGGAGTGATAAGCCCATTTCAACtctatttttctgcttttcttgttcattattttcattgtttactttaagatttttttttttttaccaataggAAGTCACAGTTCATTTCATTCCTCTAGTTATGTACTGTGTTATGAGTGCACAGCTTGATAGAAAAAGAAcaacattttccttttctgtgCAGTTCTATCCAGTGACTGGCACACGCCTCTCACACCACTGCAGTGTTATTTCCATCAAATGGAAAGCTCTACAGTCTATGAACTGAGCAGATGTGATCTATAACATTTGTCATTACACAAAGAGAAATGTAAGGCAAGTTTCATTTAATCTTCTTCTGGCCctaacattttattatgtttttggatatgtcaaattttgattaCATTTATTGGGGTTACTTTCCTTGCTTCATCTGAGCAAGATTAACAACAGGCAAGTGAATAACATACAAACAGATATGAACTCATCAGACTGTTTATTTAGATGGTCATAGCCATGGCAGGAAACTGAATTAAGAGAGCACCTTCTCTCCGATGGAGATGGGACCCAGGGTGACATCACCTTCCCATTCGAAAACTAGAAAGAAAGACATATGTTACAACTATGCACCACTGAGGTTGTCTTACAGCACAGGCGAGCAAGAACTTAACTCATTATGACACTGGTAACATAACGTCAActctaatttaaaacaaaaatagtgtAACATGATGTGCTGACTCATCAGTGTTCcttatataatattaaaagcTTTAGACAATTCATACCAGTTTCTTTTTGGGACACATCACGGATCTTCCTTCCTCCAGGATTAGCCTGAGAGCCTCCACCAGTACCCCACATACCACTTGAGGCACCACCCCCAACTCCACCGGATGAACCGCCAGGAGCCGCTCCAAATCCACCAGATTCACAGGTGCCACAAGCTGCATCAGCTCCACTGGCCTCTTTCCACCTGGGAAGAAAGATATAAAAGAGGCCGTGGTTAAAGTCAtctattagaatattatttgagtaaaagtcttaaaggacctgatgtttacatttaattttgtgtAATAAATACACTTgattattaaaagtaaaagcacaagtACTCAACAAGTGTTTTATGACATGTATAACGGGTTTAGAAAAGAATCACAGATTTTGGTTTAATGAGCCCATTTCAGCCAGACATTTTCCCTGCTTTGTACAAAAAAAGCCTGAATTATAATgttgattttaattaatttaaatattaaaaaagagtaaaaaaatatgtctggcatttcaaaaacagaattctttcttttgcatgtatttgttcATAACTACAATaccactttttacattttacaaggagctgattttgttttatatgctGCTTGACGTACTAAATTTTATGAATTTCATGAATTGTTTTACCTCTAACAAGTATATGCTGttactaaacaaaaacaagcagttggaattttgaaaatatataaagtttttgtcttaaaaatggcGCATAACTTACACTTAAGGAAAAATGAGGTCTTCTCCACAAATTAAgggttcaaagaaaaaaatctcatttttccTTCCCAAACATTCCTGCATTCCCTCCAtcccttccctattttgtagtaagttACTAAAATGCGCAGGGGAAATGTGattgagtaaaagtgaaagttgaaaaaaatctaaaaacgcAAGTTAAGTACAACTACTCCCCAAAAATACTTATACTTACTTAGTAGTGTAAAACAGTATTATTAcgttgttacattacaccacagGCAAGCAGTCAATACTGTATCAACTCTCAATCACACTCACCCACTGATGAATGAACAAGCTCTGTGTTCACTATCGATGGCATACGCAGTAGATGTTGCTTTCAAGTGGCAGGTTATGTAGAGCTTTTGGAAGAATACAGAATTTGGGTTATATTGagttatattttgtttgcatttgatGTATAGTAGAAAATACTATATTGGCCTTGGAGATGCTTACCAGTCCACTGTCAGCGCCCTGGAACCTGAAGGCCTCCAGCTGGAACTGAAGCTTGTTCTCTGCAGAGCGAGCCATGAACTTAGAGTCAGAGCCTGTGATCCTGGCATCAAGCAAACATCTGCATGCAGAAGAGCACACAaactcacattaaaaaaaaggagaaaaatgcatttgaaacaataacaacatatcCACATTGTGCGGAACATCTTCAATGGACTCACTGAGCTACCTCACCCATGGTTAT
It contains:
- the LOC121966165 gene encoding zona pellucida sperm-binding protein 3-like gives rise to the protein KHNVSSLPLDPLWIPFSAVKVAEEFLYFTLKLMMDDWQYERPSYQYFLGDIINIEATVKQYFHVPLRVYVDNCVATLSPDVSSNPRYAFIDNHGCLLDARITGSDSKFMARSAENKLQFQLEAFRFQGADSGLLYITCHLKATSTAYAIDSEHRACSFISGWKEASGADAACGTCESGGFGAAPGGSSGGVGGGASSGMWGTGGGSQANPGGRKIRDVSQKETVFEWEGDVTLGPISIGEKVLS